A window from Hemicordylus capensis ecotype Gifberg chromosome 2, rHemCap1.1.pri, whole genome shotgun sequence encodes these proteins:
- the LOC128345084 gene encoding rab11 family-interacting protein 2-like has translation MVCVCHEMSSLALDESAWMELDGNQEATRSLPVIGVDEDKEEKEWHPTHLRTTVLRACSLRPKGTTGTSHAYVVIQLQKQKFRTSTAPPSLSPEWQEECILQLPSVLDDSEEQSLILTVMHQSLHHFNQFLGRVCLPLAQLFQDKTKRRNEWFVLQSRPGKKEKMRGQLQLSLQFLQISSPPSEPALNSRGPWSLFTRFYGSKKSRRYKVYKEAPSNSSSLTNDEDSSSSSMNPELEAAAEMSGSRLGSSLHMVAATTSGRKTGPSTQMQKLIPYNYKELPSDAGYLTAHSPSISQSEHPSTLEQFGSIFSQTPKKKSKPLKEERSPEAAGICMEAWQTSLPSLHVAGPSGIAARAQTVHISTVSLHQTTHSPTASSLTSHFRRCQLRLHRSCQFCLQCLGQGSSSVSTSSGERD, from the exons ATGGTGTGCGTGTGTCATGAAATGAGTAGTTTAGCTTTGGATGAAAGTGCCTGGATGGAACTGGATGGAAACCAGGAGGCCACAAGGTCCTTGCCAGTTATCGG GGTGGATGAGGATAAAGAGGAGAAGGAATGGCACCCTACCCACCTGCGCACAACTGTCCTGCGTGCCTGTTCCCTGCGTCCAAAGGGAACCACAGGCACCAGCCATGCCTATGTTGTGATCCAGCTGCAAAAGCAGAAGTTCCGGACATCCACAGCACCACCCAGCCTGAGTCCTGAATGGCAGGAGGAGTGTATCTTGCAGCTGCCCAGTGTGCTGGACGACTCAGAAGAGCAGAGCCTCATTCTTACCGTTATGCACCAGTCCTTGCATCATTTCAACCAGTTCCTGGGCAGAGTCTGCTTGCCTCTAGCCCAGCTCTTTCAGGACAAAACAAAGAGAAGGAATGA GTGGTTTGTGCTGCAGTCTCGGCCTGGAAAGAAGGAGAAGATGAGAGGACAGTTGCAGCTCAGCCTCCAATTCCTACAGATCTCATCACCACCCAGTGAGCCAGCACTTAATTCTCGTGGGCCCTGGTCCCTCTTCAccagattctatggtagcaagaAGAGCAGGAGGTACAAGGTGTATAAAGAAGCTCCATCTAACTCATCCAGCTTG ACAAATGATGAGGATTCATCTTCTTCCAGCATGAACCCTGAGCTAGAAGCTGCAGCAGAGATGTCTGGATCCAGGTTGGGCAGCTCCCTGCACATGGTGGCAG CAACCACTTCTGGGAGAAAAACTGGCCCCAGCACTCAGATGCAGAAGCTCATCCCATATAACTACAAGGAACTCCCCTCGGATGCAGGATACCTGACAGCCCATTCACCTTCTATAAGTCAGTCAGAGCATCCAAGTACCCTGGAGCAGTTTGGCAGCATCTTTTCCCAAACACCCAAGAAAAAATCTAAGCCTCTGAAAGAGGAGAGAagtccagaggcagcaggcaTTTGTATGGAGGCCTGGCAAACCTCTCTTCCATCACTCCATGTAGCAGGACCCAGCGGCATCGCAGCTCGGGCACAGACTGTCCACATCTCCACAGTGAGCCTTCATCAGACCACCCACAGCCCCACTGCCAGCTCCCTGACCAGCCACTTCCGCAGATGCCAGCTGAGACTCCACAGGAGCTGTCAATTCTGTCTTCAGTGTTTGGGCCAGGGCTCCAGCTCTGTCTCTACCTCTTCCGGCGAAAGAGACTAA